From the genome of Pseudomonas sp. WJP1:
CCAGCGATCGAGTTCGACCGCCAGCTGCTCGGTGCTCCAGGGCTTGCCGTGGACTTCGAGGGTGACAACGCGCTCGTTGGGCCCGACCTTGGCCAGCATGGCTTCGCCTTCCTGACGGATGAAGCGCGCCACGTCGGCGTTCTTGCCACGGGTATTGAGCGGTATTTCCACCAGTTCCAGCGCCAGCTCGGACGGAAGACGCTTGGCATATTCATGCCAGCCTTCTTCCACCCACTTGGGCATGCGTGAACCGACGGCGATCAGTCGCAGTCGCACAGCCGTTCCTTATTCCTGGTCTTTGTTGAGCTTGGTGAAATGCTCGTGACCAACTTCAGGGCTGTGGTGCTTGCCATCGGCGGCACGGCTCTGCTCGGCACCTTTCCACAGGCGCTCCAGGTCGTAGAACTGGCGGGCATTGGAGGTCATCATGTGAACGATCACGTCGTCCATGTCCAACAGTACCCAGTCGCTGTCGCCCTTGCCTTCTTCACCCAACGGCTTGATGCCCAGAGCCTTGACCGCTTCGCGGAC
Proteins encoded in this window:
- the rsfS gene encoding ribosome silencing factor, producing the protein MTSNNESKVKRKGTFKSAPLPEKVLAAEPPKGDELVKIAVAALEDVKAQDVLVIDVRDKQSITDYMIIATGTSNRQIGAMLDKVREAVKALGIKPLGEEGKGDSDWVLLDMDDVIVHMMTSNARQFYDLERLWKGAEQSRAADGKHHSPEVGHEHFTKLNKDQE
- the rlmH gene encoding 23S rRNA (pseudouridine(1915)-N(3))-methyltransferase RlmH, with amino-acid sequence MRLRLIAVGSRMPKWVEEGWHEYAKRLPSELALELVEIPLNTRGKNADVARFIRQEGEAMLAKVGPNERVVTLEVHGKPWSTEQLAVELDRWRLDSRTVNFMVGGPEGLAPEVCARADQRWSLSPLTLPHPLVRILIGEQLYRAWTVLSGHPYHK